In a genomic window of Lacrimispora sp. BS-2:
- a CDS encoding sensor histidine kinase codes for MPRTFQYKFLLYNLLVVISIACAVSFYNYRSYYKDAIQNETENSVNRIQILSDRMEVAYEEMVNIVVTCSERKSLFSTPSLKRSDGESAYIKLYASNVLKDFCAISGYSKYIYKIALYNNGEVLQAGSAYGSTHDVNDIQNAPWFHDLLSRENTQYLLSLEDNPFSPTNYTPKLLPLLRPLKYVSGSRPEDAWIFLAISPRLFSDTLESMGDGQILYAVTLDGSIISSVNGDSYDVSDLLVTFKNSKEPQGNFRTWLNGKDCIISYQRQGISGLIFFQILPISDLNLDHGMIGGTIALIFFFCCGIGLTLSWFIARQLSAPISRLKKRLEFISQGNFDPDRSIETDDEIGSIGKQINQMSNRISDLLETRVQSEKEKRDLEIKMLQAQINPHFLYNTLDSIKWIATMQKNSGIVQVVTALSSLLKNMAKGFNEKVTLRQELDFLQNYVIIEKIRYIELFDVTTQVDQEVLYDAKIVKLTLQPLVENAIFNGIEPSGRNGLIQIHVFSENGVLYITVRDNGIGISPEDIETLLTDTSRITRSNMSGIGLPNVDRRLKLVYGEEYGLKLESELDQYTLITIALPLEF; via the coding sequence TAACTATCGCTCTTATTATAAGGATGCCATTCAGAACGAAACGGAAAATTCCGTCAACCGCATCCAGATTTTGTCCGACCGGATGGAAGTAGCCTATGAGGAAATGGTCAATATTGTTGTGACATGTTCCGAAAGAAAGTCTTTATTTTCTACTCCCTCTCTGAAACGGTCAGACGGGGAGTCCGCCTATATCAAGCTGTATGCCTCTAATGTGCTGAAGGATTTTTGTGCGATTTCAGGATATAGCAAATATATTTATAAAATTGCACTTTATAACAACGGGGAAGTCCTGCAGGCAGGAAGTGCCTACGGCTCCACTCACGATGTCAATGACATCCAAAATGCGCCCTGGTTCCATGATTTGCTTTCCCGTGAAAATACACAGTATCTTCTTTCCCTTGAGGACAACCCTTTTTCTCCAACGAATTACACCCCAAAGCTTCTTCCTCTTTTAAGACCTTTAAAATATGTATCCGGCAGCCGGCCGGAAGATGCCTGGATATTTCTGGCCATTTCTCCCCGCCTGTTTTCTGATACCCTGGAAAGCATGGGCGATGGACAGATTCTCTATGCGGTCACTTTAGATGGAAGCATCATTTCCTCTGTTAATGGAGATTCTTATGATGTTTCCGATTTGCTGGTCACTTTTAAAAATTCAAAAGAGCCTCAGGGCAATTTCCGCACCTGGCTCAATGGAAAGGATTGCATCATTTCCTATCAGAGACAAGGCATCAGCGGGCTTATTTTCTTTCAGATCCTTCCAATTTCAGACCTAAACCTGGATCATGGCATGATTGGAGGTACCATTGCCCTCATATTCTTTTTCTGCTGCGGCATCGGCCTGACCTTGTCCTGGTTCATAGCCCGCCAGCTGAGCGCCCCGATCAGCCGTTTGAAAAAACGCCTGGAATTCATTTCCCAGGGAAATTTTGACCCGGACCGCTCCATTGAAACAGATGACGAAATCGGCAGCATAGGAAAACAGATCAACCAGATGTCCAACCGGATCTCCGACCTTCTGGAAACCAGAGTTCAAAGTGAAAAAGAAAAACGGGATCTGGAAATCAAAATGCTTCAGGCCCAGATCAACCCCCATTTCCTATATAATACCCTGGATTCTATCAAATGGATCGCGACCATGCAGAAAAACAGCGGGATCGTCCAGGTGGTCACTGCCCTTTCCTCTCTGTTAAAGAACATGGCAAAGGGATTTAATGAAAAAGTAACCCTTCGTCAGGAATTGGATTTTTTGCAAAATTATGTTATTATAGAGAAGATCCGCTATATTGAACTTTTTGATGTGACCACCCAGGTTGACCAGGAAGTTTTATACGATGCCAAAATCGTGAAGCTGACCCTTCAGCCGCTTGTGGAAAATGCCATCTTTAACGGAATTGAACCAAGCGGAAGAAACGGTCTGATACAGATACACGTTTTTTCTGAAAACGGCGTTCTTTATATTACAGTAAGGGACAACGGCATCGGCATTTCCCCGGAAGACATTGAAACACTGCTGACAGATACTTCCCGCATTACGAGAAGCAACATGAGCGGAATCGGACTTCCCAATGTGGACCGGAGATTAAAGCTGGTTTACGGAGAAGAATACGGATTAAAGCTGGAAAGCGAATTAGACCAATACACATTGATTACCATTGCCCTTCCTCTGGAATTTTAG
- a CDS encoding AraC family transcriptional regulator, whose translation MYRIIIIDDEPLILAGIASLIIWENYECTIIGKATNGPSAYDMIMDLHPDIVITDIRMPVLNGLDLVEKCKENGCDFAFIVLTNLEEFHLVKKALSLGASDYLVKIDLNEEALVAALERAKEAFDLLANKQNRLLDSQLKNNQEDLAKTAFRRLFLTQEAVPDIPAELEAQYPTPFVILFSLNPIHIDFEAGGGSYDLHSVSRQLMDILGGIAARFFFHYTVLEYRQDTFLLTASLKEEVFSQSVIREFCQKFSVALKTYFELSAVYGVSRAKEKISELPQAFSEAMTALEYYYFDSSSQVVFYEGQSSNSSHAKKFNINVFKKDLAAYISQNDSEKLASIFEDIITLFRDNRPRKEQATSACINIYTYLYSFFETGDDSYQEIFPYTINIAEQLNNFNSLEDILEWLRSFCQKLCRLLDDRKSTRSDKLVDLARSYIKEHYMEKLTLADVAEALNISSGHLSNTFKKLTGTTLSDYIAQVKIQHAMELIDTHQYLMYEISDKLGFDNPYYFSKVFKKVTGISPREYENRITYPFTDEGN comes from the coding sequence ATGTACCGAATTATAATTATAGATGACGAGCCGCTTATTCTGGCTGGTATCGCCTCCCTGATCATATGGGAAAACTATGAATGCACTATTATTGGAAAGGCAACCAACGGCCCTTCCGCCTATGACATGATCATGGACCTTCATCCGGATATCGTCATAACAGACATCCGGATGCCCGTACTGAACGGACTGGATCTGGTGGAAAAATGCAAGGAAAACGGCTGTGACTTTGCTTTTATCGTATTAACAAACTTAGAGGAATTTCATCTGGTAAAAAAGGCCCTTTCCCTGGGTGCTTCAGACTATCTGGTGAAAATTGATTTAAATGAGGAAGCCCTTGTGGCCGCTTTGGAACGGGCCAAGGAAGCCTTTGATTTGCTGGCTAATAAGCAGAACCGGCTCCTTGACAGCCAGCTTAAGAATAACCAGGAGGACCTGGCTAAGACAGCGTTCCGCCGCCTTTTTCTTACCCAGGAGGCAGTTCCTGATATCCCTGCAGAGCTTGAGGCGCAGTATCCAACTCCTTTTGTTATCCTGTTTTCCTTAAACCCTATCCATATTGATTTTGAAGCAGGCGGGGGGAGTTATGACCTTCATTCCGTCAGCAGGCAGCTTATGGATATACTGGGCGGGATTGCGGCAAGGTTTTTCTTTCATTATACGGTCCTGGAATACCGGCAGGATACCTTTCTCCTTACAGCCTCTTTAAAAGAGGAGGTCTTTTCCCAAAGCGTTATAAGGGAATTCTGCCAGAAGTTCAGCGTTGCTTTAAAGACTTATTTTGAGCTGTCCGCCGTTTACGGCGTCAGCAGGGCAAAAGAAAAGATTTCAGAGCTTCCCCAGGCATTCTCAGAAGCCATGACAGCACTGGAATATTACTACTTTGATTCTTCATCCCAGGTGGTATTTTACGAAGGACAGTCTTCCAATTCCAGCCATGCGAAGAAGTTCAATATCAATGTATTTAAAAAAGATCTGGCTGCTTATATAAGCCAGAACGACAGCGAAAAGCTGGCCTCCATCTTTGAAGACATCATCACCCTGTTCCGGGATAACAGGCCTCGTAAGGAACAGGCCACCAGCGCCTGCATCAATATTTACACCTATCTCTATTCATTTTTTGAAACAGGGGATGACAGCTATCAGGAGATCTTTCCCTATACCATCAACATTGCAGAGCAGCTGAACAATTTTAACAGTCTGGAGGACATTTTAGAATGGCTGAGAAGCTTCTGCCAAAAGCTGTGCCGTCTTTTGGATGACCGGAAGTCTACCCGTTCCGACAAGCTGGTGGATCTGGCCAGAAGTTACATCAAGGAGCACTACATGGAGAAGCTGACCCTGGCCGATGTTGCGGAAGCTTTAAACATAAGCTCCGGGCATTTAAGCAATACCTTTAAAAAACTCACAGGTACCACCCTGTCTGATTACATTGCCCAGGTCAAGATACAGCATGCCATGGAGCTTATTGATACCCACCAGTACCTGATGTATGAAATCTCTGATAAACTGGGGTTTGATAATCCTTATTACTTCAGCAAGGTATTTAAAAAGGTTACCGGCATATCACCGAGGGAATACGAAAACCGGATCACCTATCCGTTTACAGATGAAGGAAATTAA